Proteins from a single region of Marinitoga sp. 38H-ov:
- a CDS encoding HD domain-containing phosphohydrolase, with product MDTWKILLVDDDNLVHLFIESALKDLEFENKPIELYHAYNLKQAKEFLDINTDTAVLISDLVMEKDLAGLELISYVRNEINNRNVRIILETARPEKAPEDITVATYDINLYLDKKDLNEVKLRTAVLTSLRSYRDIILLERGVKGLEKIIKEPHELLFLEDIYAFLEEWYEKVKMFIKYYSIVKEYRVGIKYKDFIIGELSEEKFNDKNGNTIIKEFNYKDESGIFFVKFKYDINPIESGIISTFIENIYLSFVSSNYFIDMHKSHKEIIYKLSDVIEARSGETGAHVRSVAEIAYILGEAYGMDKKRLDVLKLAAPLHDIGKIGISDAILNKPDKLTDEEFEIMKEHTIIGYNILKDSKWEVFDIASKIALQHHEKWNGKGYPFGLKGDNILLEARIVSIADVFDALTQDRVYRKAWTFDKATNYIISLKGNAFDPFLIDLFLSNIEKIKKIKTELDF from the coding sequence ATGGATACTTGGAAAATTTTATTGGTAGATGACGATAATTTAGTCCATTTATTTATAGAATCTGCTTTAAAAGATTTGGAGTTTGAGAACAAACCAATAGAATTATATCATGCATATAATTTAAAACAAGCAAAAGAATTTTTGGATATTAATACAGACACAGCTGTATTAATATCAGATTTAGTTATGGAAAAAGATTTGGCAGGGCTTGAATTAATTAGTTATGTGAGAAACGAAATAAATAATAGAAATGTAAGGATAATTCTAGAGACTGCAAGACCTGAAAAAGCTCCTGAAGATATTACTGTTGCTACATATGATATTAATTTGTATCTCGATAAAAAAGATTTAAATGAAGTTAAATTAAGAACAGCAGTTTTAACTTCATTAAGATCTTATAGGGATATAATTTTGTTAGAAAGAGGAGTAAAAGGACTTGAAAAGATTATTAAAGAACCCCATGAGTTGCTATTTTTAGAAGATATTTATGCTTTTTTAGAGGAATGGTATGAAAAAGTAAAAATGTTTATTAAATATTATTCTATAGTTAAAGAGTATAGAGTAGGAATAAAGTATAAAGATTTTATAATAGGCGAGTTGAGTGAAGAGAAATTTAATGATAAAAATGGAAATACTATTATAAAAGAATTTAATTATAAAGATGAAAGCGGTATATTTTTTGTAAAATTTAAATATGATATAAATCCTATAGAATCGGGAATTATATCTACATTTATTGAAAATATTTATCTTAGTTTTGTTTCAAGTAACTATTTTATTGATATGCATAAATCTCACAAAGAAATCATATATAAACTTTCTGATGTAATAGAAGCACGATCGGGTGAAACAGGAGCACATGTTAGAAGTGTTGCTGAAATTGCGTATATACTAGGAGAAGCCTATGGTATGGATAAAAAAAGACTTGATGTATTAAAATTAGCTGCTCCTTTACATGATATTGGCAAAATAGGTATTTCAGATGCAATATTGAATAAACCCGATAAACTTACTGATGAAGAATTTGAAATAATGAAAGAACATACTATAATAGGATATAATATATTAAAAGATTCAAAATGGGAGGTTTTTGATATTGCTTCAAAAATTGCTCTTCAGCATCATGAAAAATGGAATGGGAAAGGATACCCTTTTGGTTTAAAGGGCGATAATATACTATTAGAAGCAAGGATTGTTTCTATTGCGGACGTTTTTGATGCTTTAACACAAGATAGAGTATATAGAAAAGCATGGACATTTGATAAGGCTACAAATTATATCATTTCTTTGAAGGGAAATGCGTTTGATCCTTTTCTAATAGATTTATTTTTATCTAATATAGAAAAAATAAAAAAGATAAAAACTGAGTTGGATTTTTAA
- a CDS encoding alpha-amylase, translating to MKRSFFVVILLILLLLAGCVKNIDKKTEENSTTVIKGEWSQAYFRGTPNNWGITLMKKVAPNTWEIIIKFGNGDGYGAPRFKIDHYGDWSESYPVTDYEVEPYTTYKITFYDDTHNIDIKKYTSPINGVMLQAFQWYLPEYDENTQRGLWVELSEKMQDLSSMGITSLWLPPAYKGQAGKSDVGYGVYDMYDLGEFNQKGSIATKYGTKDQYLNVINSAHLYNIHVYADVVFNHRMGADATEWVNATKVSWNDRNLEFENRDIEAWTVFNFPGRANKYSDFKWRWYYFDGVDWDQSVQEKAIFKFNGIGKSWDWEVDTENSNYDYLMGADLDMEHPDVIKELKNWGKWYVDFTNVDGFRLDAVKHIKFDFFNDWLDYMRNATGKELFTVGEYWSTDINKLNNYISKTQGRMSLFDVPLHQNFHEASNSGGYYDMRNIFNGTLVQSNPIKAVTFVENHDTQPGQSLYSSVQDWFKPLAYALILLRKDGYPCVFYGDMYGAPGITAQYDVIKKLIEARKLYAYGEQYDYLDHWDIIGWTRLGDVEHPKAMAVILTDGPGGSKWMYVGKKNTKFVDYLGNRSDEVWSNSDGWAEFKVNGGSVSVWVEQ from the coding sequence GTGAAGCGTTCTTTTTTCGTTGTTATTTTATTAATATTATTATTGTTAGCGGGTTGTGTAAAAAATATTGATAAAAAAACTGAAGAAAATTCCACAACTGTTATTAAAGGTGAATGGAGTCAGGCATATTTCCGAGGAACTCCAAATAATTGGGGAATTACATTGATGAAGAAAGTTGCACCAAACACATGGGAAATTATAATTAAATTTGGTAATGGCGATGGATACGGAGCTCCGCGATTCAAAATAGATCATTATGGTGATTGGAGTGAAAGCTATCCTGTAACAGATTATGAAGTAGAACCATATACAACATATAAGATAACTTTTTATGATGATACGCATAATATAGATATAAAAAAATATACTAGTCCTATAAATGGAGTAATGTTACAAGCATTTCAATGGTATTTGCCAGAATATGATGAGAACACCCAAAGAGGGTTATGGGTAGAACTTTCTGAAAAGATGCAAGATTTATCTTCTATGGGGATAACATCGTTGTGGTTACCTCCTGCTTATAAAGGTCAGGCAGGGAAAAGTGATGTTGGATATGGTGTATATGATATGTATGATCTTGGAGAGTTTAATCAAAAGGGAAGTATTGCAACAAAATATGGAACTAAAGATCAATATTTAAATGTAATAAATTCAGCTCATTTATACAATATTCATGTATATGCTGATGTAGTATTTAATCATAGAATGGGAGCAGATGCAACAGAATGGGTTAATGCTACAAAAGTTTCATGGAATGACAGAAATTTGGAATTTGAAAATAGAGACATTGAAGCATGGACTGTTTTTAATTTTCCAGGAAGGGCAAATAAATATTCAGATTTTAAGTGGAGATGGTATTATTTTGATGGAGTAGATTGGGATCAAAGTGTTCAAGAAAAAGCAATATTTAAATTTAATGGTATAGGTAAATCTTGGGATTGGGAAGTTGATACAGAGAATTCAAATTACGATTATTTAATGGGTGCGGATTTGGATATGGAACACCCTGATGTTATTAAAGAATTAAAAAATTGGGGAAAATGGTATGTTGATTTTACAAATGTTGATGGTTTTAGATTAGATGCAGTAAAACACATAAAATTTGATTTTTTTAATGACTGGTTGGACTATATGAGAAATGCTACAGGAAAGGAATTATTTACAGTTGGAGAATATTGGAGTACTGATATAAATAAATTAAATAATTATATTTCAAAAACTCAAGGAAGGATGTCCTTATTTGACGTTCCATTACATCAGAATTTTCATGAAGCTTCTAATTCGGGTGGATATTATGATATGAGAAATATTTTTAACGGAACTCTTGTGCAATCAAATCCAATAAAGGCAGTAACTTTTGTAGAAAATCACGATACACAGCCAGGTCAATCATTGTATTCCTCTGTTCAAGATTGGTTTAAACCTTTAGCTTATGCATTGATTTTATTAAGAAAAGATGGATATCCATGTGTTTTTTATGGAGATATGTATGGCGCTCCAGGTATAACAGCACAATATGATGTTATAAAAAAACTTATAGAAGCAAGAAAATTGTATGCATATGGTGAACAATATGATTATTTAGATCATTGGGATATAATTGGTTGGACAAGATTAGGTGATGTAGAACATCCAAAAGCAATGGCGGTAATTTTAACAGATGGTCCAGGTGGAAGTAAATGGATGTATGTTGGAAAGAAAAATACTAAATTTGTAGATTATTTGGGAAATAGAAGTGATGAGGTATGGTCAAATTCTGATGGTTGGGCAGAGTTTAAGGTGAATGGAGGTTCAGTCTCTGTGTGGGTAGAGCAATAA
- a CDS encoding heavy-metal-associated domain-containing protein produces the protein MDLVLSVPDMGCQHCVMKITNALNELGVKNFDVKLEEKKVYINSPSCDVEVILRKLEEIEYPAEIVME, from the coding sequence ATGGATTTAGTATTATCAGTACCAGATATGGGATGTCAACACTGTGTAATGAAAATCACAAATGCATTAAATGAATTAGGCGTGAAAAATTTTGATGTAAAATTAGAAGAAAAAAAGGTATATATAAATTCACCAAGTTGTGATGTTGAAGTTATTTTAAGAAAGTTAGAAGAAATTGAATATCCAGCTGAAATTGTTATGGAATAA
- a CDS encoding heavy metal translocating P-type ATPase, translating into MSDQVKNESKQNFRVIGMTCATCAKTVEKTLKKVDGVKFSAVNLATETAFIVSDNEIPFEELKKAVQKVGYDISLDVSQDVEKKRYEETKKNLILSLLFTIPISVMMLIHMLWKEIPGFSVIEVIIGGFVIFYTGKKTIKGAWIALSHFHTNMDTLILFGSVASWLTALLNSFGLPIASFGTIGAMIMALHLTGRFIESHLRDKAAKEIKALMNMQAKEARVLVDDEELFMPIEAIKEGFIVLVKPGERIPVDGEILEGKSSIDESMITGESIPVEKSEDEKVIGGSLNLTGVLKIKVTKVGEDTFLSQMVKLIQEAQGAKVPIQALADRITLWFVPIVMTLAVLSGLIWYFNFDSLTGFITNMRDIFPWILNTNDPLSFSVFVFVATIVIACPCALGLATPMALVAGTGQAAKKGLIIRNAEAIQTSKDVKVVIMDKTGTITQGRPVIMEHNIPEDKIEIISSIESMSNHPLAKAISEMTEKRVKIENIEEISGSGVKGVFNGKEYFIGKPKNNYDDLNSKAYTVIEVYEDNNLLGYIAIADKIREDSKKAIEEFKKIGIIPVMATGDNEKTAKAVAKEVGIEEVWAGVKPEDKLNIVRRYQGKGYKTLMVGDGMNDAAALKGADIGVAIGSGTDLAIDNADIIIVKGGVSKIVDSVEISRKTFSIIKSNLFWAFFYNVIAIPAAMAGLLHPAIAETAMAFSSITVVLNSLRIKGR; encoded by the coding sequence ATGAGCGATCAAGTAAAAAATGAAAGTAAACAAAATTTTAGAGTTATAGGAATGACATGCGCAACATGTGCAAAAACTGTAGAGAAAACATTAAAAAAAGTAGATGGAGTAAAATTTTCTGCAGTTAATTTAGCTACTGAAACAGCTTTTATAGTTTCTGATAATGAAATACCATTTGAAGAATTAAAAAAAGCTGTTCAAAAAGTTGGATATGATATTTCACTCGATGTTAGTCAAGATGTAGAGAAAAAAAGGTATGAAGAAACAAAGAAAAACCTAATTTTATCATTATTATTTACAATTCCAATCTCTGTTATGATGTTAATTCATATGTTATGGAAAGAGATACCGGGATTTTCTGTAATAGAAGTTATTATAGGTGGATTTGTTATATTCTATACTGGTAAAAAAACAATTAAAGGAGCATGGATAGCTTTATCTCACTTCCATACCAATATGGATACATTGATTTTATTTGGATCTGTAGCCTCTTGGCTTACAGCATTATTAAATTCATTTGGTTTGCCAATTGCATCCTTCGGTACAATTGGTGCAATGATTATGGCTTTACATTTAACAGGTAGATTTATTGAATCGCATTTGAGAGATAAAGCAGCAAAGGAAATAAAAGCGTTAATGAACATGCAGGCAAAAGAAGCAAGAGTTTTAGTAGATGATGAAGAATTATTTATGCCAATAGAAGCTATAAAAGAAGGGTTTATTGTTTTAGTAAAACCTGGTGAAAGAATTCCTGTTGATGGGGAAATTTTAGAAGGGAAATCTTCAATTGATGAATCTATGATTACTGGTGAATCAATTCCTGTTGAAAAATCCGAAGATGAAAAAGTAATTGGTGGATCTTTAAATTTAACAGGGGTTTTAAAAATAAAGGTAACAAAAGTTGGGGAAGACACATTTTTATCACAAATGGTTAAGTTAATACAAGAAGCACAAGGTGCAAAGGTCCCTATACAAGCATTAGCAGATAGAATAACATTATGGTTTGTTCCTATTGTTATGACTTTGGCAGTGTTAAGTGGATTAATATGGTATTTTAACTTTGATTCTCTTACAGGGTTTATAACTAATATGAGAGATATATTTCCTTGGATTTTAAATACTAATGATCCGTTATCTTTTAGTGTTTTTGTATTTGTAGCTACAATTGTTATAGCTTGTCCATGTGCTTTAGGGTTAGCAACACCAATGGCTTTGGTGGCTGGAACTGGCCAAGCAGCTAAAAAAGGTCTAATTATTAGAAATGCAGAAGCAATTCAAACATCTAAAGATGTTAAGGTAGTTATAATGGATAAGACAGGTACTATTACACAAGGAAGGCCTGTTATAATGGAACATAATATTCCTGAAGATAAAATAGAAATTATATCATCTATTGAAAGTATGTCAAATCATCCTTTAGCTAAAGCAATATCAGAAATGACTGAAAAAAGAGTAAAAATTGAAAATATTGAAGAAATATCAGGTTCTGGAGTAAAAGGTGTTTTTAATGGCAAAGAGTATTTTATAGGAAAACCTAAAAATAATTATGATGATTTAAATAGTAAAGCGTATACTGTAATTGAAGTATATGAAGATAATAATTTACTTGGATATATAGCTATAGCAGATAAAATAAGAGAAGATTCTAAAAAAGCTATTGAAGAATTTAAAAAAATAGGAATTATTCCAGTAATGGCTACTGGAGATAATGAAAAAACTGCAAAAGCAGTTGCTAAAGAAGTAGGAATTGAAGAAGTTTGGGCTGGAGTTAAACCTGAAGATAAATTGAATATTGTAAGAAGATATCAAGGTAAAGGTTATAAAACATTAATGGTTGGAGACGGAATGAATGATGCAGCAGCTTTAAAAGGGGCTGATATTGGAGTGGCTATTGGAAGCGGAACAGACTTAGCTATTGACAATGCTGATATAATTATTGTAAAGGGTGGAGTATCAAAAATAGTAGATTCTGTTGAAATATCAAGAAAAACTTTTTCTATAATAAAATCGAATTTATTCTGGGCATTTTTCTATAATGTTATTGCAATACCAGCTGCAATGGCAGGGCTATTGCATCCTGCAATAGCTGAAACAGCAATGGCATTTAGCTCAATAACAGTGGTATTAAATTCTTTGAGAATTAAAGGGAGGTAG
- the pyk gene encoding pyruvate kinase, with protein sequence MRKTRIVATIGPATESEEMVRELIKAGADVLRLNTSHESPEVHERRINIIKKVRKEFNKPVAILLDLAGPKIRTGNFYKDEVILEEGNEFVLTTDEIVGDETKVSINYKGLPNDVKQGNLILLNDGKLKLEVIDTDGINIKTKIKNTATITHRRGINAPGADIKIPALTEKDKKYIEFGIKNDVDYFALSFVRKPEDVIEMREILNSLNATDAQIISKIETKQAIDNDLEKIIELSDAVMVARGDLGVEVEAEKIPVLQKRIISIANKKAKPVITATQMLETMIENPVPTRAETTDIANAILDGTDAVMLSGETSIGKYPLEAVKVMDRVARETEPFMNLYGSLFIDFDKEDSTTNAISKAANEIAISAGIKTIVAVTDKGYTARAVSRYRENINVIAVTHSVKTYNRLALVWGVIPIIVNEFVSTDTMLYIVKQTLKNEGLVKSGEKIIFTAGIPYGFSSKTNFLHIAEIK encoded by the coding sequence ATGAGGAAAACAAGAATTGTTGCAACAATTGGTCCAGCAACAGAATCTGAAGAAATGGTTAGAGAATTAATAAAAGCTGGAGCAGATGTATTAAGGTTAAACACTTCTCATGAATCTCCAGAAGTTCATGAAAGACGTATTAATATAATTAAAAAAGTTAGAAAAGAATTCAATAAACCAGTTGCTATACTCTTAGATTTAGCAGGCCCAAAAATTAGAACTGGAAATTTCTATAAAGATGAGGTAATTTTAGAAGAAGGCAATGAATTTGTACTAACAACTGACGAAATTGTTGGCGATGAAACAAAAGTTTCAATAAATTACAAGGGGCTTCCAAACGATGTAAAACAAGGCAATTTAATTTTATTAAATGATGGGAAATTAAAATTAGAAGTAATAGATACTGACGGCATTAATATTAAAACAAAAATAAAAAACACTGCTACTATTACCCATAGGAGAGGCATAAATGCTCCTGGTGCAGATATCAAAATACCTGCATTAACAGAAAAAGATAAAAAATACATTGAATTTGGAATAAAAAATGATGTTGATTATTTTGCATTATCTTTTGTTAGAAAACCAGAAGATGTTATTGAAATGAGAGAAATTTTAAATTCTTTAAATGCTACAGATGCACAAATAATCAGCAAAATAGAAACCAAACAAGCTATTGATAACGATTTAGAAAAAATAATTGAATTATCAGATGCAGTTATGGTTGCTAGGGGAGATTTAGGTGTTGAAGTTGAAGCAGAAAAAATTCCTGTATTACAAAAAAGAATTATTAGTATTGCAAATAAAAAAGCTAAACCAGTTATAACAGCTACACAAATGTTAGAAACAATGATAGAAAACCCTGTACCTACTAGAGCTGAAACTACTGATATTGCCAATGCTATTTTAGATGGTACTGATGCTGTTATGTTATCTGGAGAAACTTCAATAGGAAAATATCCTTTAGAAGCAGTAAAAGTTATGGATAGAGTGGCTAGAGAAACAGAACCATTTATGAATCTGTATGGATCATTATTTATTGATTTCGATAAAGAGGATTCAACAACAAATGCAATTTCAAAAGCTGCTAACGAAATAGCTATATCAGCTGGAATAAAAACAATTGTTGCAGTTACTGATAAAGGTTATACTGCTAGGGCTGTTTCAAGGTATAGAGAAAATATTAATGTAATAGCAGTAACTCATTCAGTAAAGACGTATAATAGATTAGCTCTGGTTTGGGGTGTAATTCCAATTATTGTTAATGAGTTTGTAAGTACAGATACTATGTTATATATAGTAAAACAAACTTTAAAAAATGAAGGTTTGGTTAAATCTGGAGAAAAAATTATTTTTACAGCAGGAATTCCTTATGGCTTTTCTAGTAAAACAAATTTCTTACATATAGCTGAAATAAAATAA
- the merA gene encoding mercury(II) reductase translates to MKYDLVILGGGAAGFAAAMKANELNKKTLMINDNSDVEVGGTCVNVGCFPTKHMLYKADLIHKIKSNLFNGITANVKIEYEKIVEEKNKLVEDAREEKYKKVLSNLENVKFINGKAKFVDNHSIIVNGKRIYGEKFLIATGSKTFIPPIKGIEKVNYLTNKTALELKKIPEKLVVIGAGALGLEFAQMFSRFGSNVIIIEASEHIMGGIDSDFEKMMNIYFKKEGIKIKRNAKIMEVKENKIILENDEIIDFDEILLATGRIPNTKDLGLENTGIKLGKKYEIVVDEYYQAEKNIWAAGDVIGNPMLETVAAKEGFLAVNNMFLDEKKKIDYDIIPFAIFTDPQFASVGITENEAKKRKIKFKCNFVKIENLPKAIAIKDTRGAIRIVVDSNETIIGIQLLSPIAADIIHEATMIVKNKMKINEVIETVHVFPTLSEIIKLGAQDFKRDITKMSCCVE, encoded by the coding sequence ATGAAATATGATTTGGTTATTTTAGGTGGTGGAGCTGCTGGATTTGCTGCAGCGATGAAAGCAAATGAATTAAATAAAAAAACGTTGATGATTAATGATAATAGTGATGTAGAAGTAGGAGGTACTTGTGTAAATGTAGGGTGTTTTCCCACAAAGCACATGTTATATAAGGCAGATTTAATACACAAGATAAAAAGCAATTTATTTAATGGAATAACAGCAAATGTAAAAATAGAATATGAAAAGATTGTTGAAGAAAAAAATAAATTAGTAGAAGATGCAAGAGAAGAAAAATATAAAAAGGTTTTATCTAATTTAGAAAATGTTAAATTCATTAATGGTAAGGCGAAGTTTGTTGATAATCATTCAATAATAGTTAATGGCAAGAGAATTTATGGTGAGAAGTTTTTAATTGCAACTGGTTCAAAGACATTTATTCCGCCTATTAAAGGTATAGAAAAAGTAAATTATTTAACAAATAAAACTGCTTTAGAATTGAAGAAAATACCAGAAAAATTAGTTGTTATAGGAGCAGGAGCATTAGGGTTGGAATTTGCACAAATGTTTTCAAGATTTGGATCTAACGTTATTATTATAGAAGCAAGTGAACATATAATGGGTGGAATAGATAGTGATTTTGAAAAAATGATGAATATTTATTTTAAAAAAGAGGGAATTAAGATTAAGAGAAATGCAAAAATAATGGAAGTGAAAGAAAATAAAATAATTTTAGAAAATGATGAAATTATAGACTTTGATGAAATATTATTAGCAACTGGAAGAATACCAAATACTAAAGATTTGGGGTTAGAAAATACAGGTATAAAATTAGGAAAGAAATATGAAATTGTTGTAGACGAATATTATCAAGCAGAAAAAAATATTTGGGCTGCTGGAGATGTAATTGGTAATCCAATGTTAGAAACCGTAGCTGCAAAAGAAGGGTTTCTTGCGGTAAATAATATGTTTTTAGATGAAAAGAAAAAAATTGATTATGATATTATTCCATTTGCAATATTTACAGATCCTCAATTTGCAAGTGTTGGAATAACAGAAAATGAAGCTAAAAAAAGAAAAATAAAGTTCAAATGTAATTTTGTAAAAATAGAAAATTTACCTAAAGCTATAGCTATTAAAGATACTAGAGGAGCAATTAGAATAGTTGTTGATAGTAATGAAACAATAATAGGTATACAATTATTATCTCCTATAGCAGCAGATATTATTCATGAAGCTACAATGATAGTGAAAAATAAGATGAAAATAAATGAAGTAATAGAAACAGTTCACGTATTTCCAACATTATCAGAAATTATAAAATTAGGTGCACAAGATTTTAAAAGGGATATTACAAAAATGAGTTGTTGTGTTGAGTAG
- the hcp gene encoding hydroxylamine reductase, with product MFCYQCSEASKGVGCNVIGVCGKTPEVATLQDMLIWVTKGLSYWTLKAKEYGVKDDEANLYVAEALFSTITNVNFSVDRMVEFIDRAIELRDKVKHLFLDAYATKEGKPFDEKIPEAAEWYKPGGAEIYELKGAEVGVYADENEDIRSLKQLLIYGLKGIAAYTDHAYVLKYANDDILYFIQKGLVETLRDDITVDELIGLVLEAGKYAVEAMELLDKANTSTYGNPEITEVYTGTYNAPGILVSGHDLLDLEELLKQTEGTGIMVYTHGEMLPANAYPELKKYKHLAGNFGSAWWKQPQEFEEFGGAILMTTNCLVPPKESYKDRVFTTGLVGFDKLTHIPNRTDGKPKDFSPVIKKALELGPIPERKGKKIVIGFAHEQVSQVADKVVEAVKTGAIKKFFVMGGCDGRHPGREYYTEFAQKLPKDNVILTAGCAKYRYNMLDLGDIGGIPRVLDAGQCNDSYSLVVTALKLKEAFGLDDINELPIEYNIAWYEQKAVAVLLALLYLGVKGIKLGPVLPAFVSPNVLKVLVENFDIAPIKTVEEDLEFFLSK from the coding sequence ATGTTTTGTTATCAATGTTCAGAAGCTTCAAAAGGTGTAGGATGTAATGTTATAGGTGTTTGTGGTAAAACCCCAGAAGTTGCTACATTACAAGATATGTTAATTTGGGTAACTAAGGGATTATCTTATTGGACATTAAAAGCAAAAGAATATGGTGTAAAAGATGATGAAGCAAACTTATATGTTGCTGAGGCATTATTTAGCACTATTACAAATGTAAATTTCTCAGTTGATAGAATGGTAGAGTTTATTGATAGAGCGATTGAATTAAGAGATAAAGTAAAACACTTATTCTTAGATGCATATGCTACAAAAGAAGGAAAACCATTTGATGAAAAGATTCCTGAAGCTGCTGAATGGTATAAACCTGGTGGAGCAGAAATATATGAATTAAAAGGGGCAGAAGTTGGAGTATATGCTGATGAAAATGAAGATATTAGATCATTAAAACAATTATTAATATACGGATTAAAAGGTATTGCAGCATATACAGATCACGCATATGTATTAAAATATGCAAATGATGATATATTATATTTCATTCAAAAAGGTTTGGTAGAAACATTAAGAGATGATATAACAGTAGATGAATTAATTGGATTAGTATTAGAAGCTGGAAAATATGCGGTAGAAGCTATGGAATTATTAGATAAAGCAAACACATCAACATATGGAAATCCTGAAATTACTGAAGTTTATACAGGAACATACAATGCACCTGGTATATTAGTAAGTGGTCATGATTTATTGGATTTAGAAGAATTATTAAAACAAACAGAAGGTACAGGTATAATGGTATATACTCATGGTGAAATGTTACCAGCAAATGCATATCCAGAATTAAAGAAATACAAACATCTTGCAGGTAACTTTGGAAGTGCATGGTGGAAACAACCACAAGAATTTGAAGAATTTGGTGGAGCAATTTTAATGACTACAAACTGTTTAGTTCCTCCAAAAGAATCATATAAAGATAGAGTATTCACAACAGGATTAGTTGGATTTGATAAATTAACTCATATTCCAAATAGAACAGATGGAAAGCCAAAGGACTTTTCACCAGTAATTAAAAAAGCATTAGAATTAGGACCAATTCCAGAAAGAAAAGGTAAGAAAATTGTTATAGGTTTTGCTCACGAACAAGTTTCACAAGTTGCAGATAAAGTTGTTGAAGCAGTAAAAACTGGAGCAATTAAGAAATTCTTTGTTATGGGTGGTTGTGACGGAAGACATCCTGGAAGAGAATATTATACAGAATTTGCACAAAAACTTCCAAAAGACAATGTAATATTAACAGCTGGTTGTGCAAAATATAGATATAATATGCTAGACTTAGGAGATATTGGAGGAATTCCGAGAGTATTGGATGCTGGTCAATGTAATGATTCATATTCATTAGTAGTTACAGCATTAAAATTAAAAGAAGCATTTGGTTTAGATGATATAAATGAATTACCAATTGAATATAATATAGCTTGGTATGAACAAAAAGCGGTAGCAGTATTATTAGCATTATTATACTTAGGTGTTAAAGGAATTAAGTTAGGTCCAGTTCTACCAGCATTTGTTTCACCTAATGTATTAAAAGTATTAGTAGAAAACTTTGATATCGCTCCAATAAAAACAGTTGAAGAAGATTTAGAATTTTTCTTAAGTAAATAA